From one Ailuropoda melanoleuca isolate Jingjing unplaced genomic scaffold, ASM200744v2 unplaced-scaffold28316, whole genome shotgun sequence genomic stretch:
- the LOC117798190 gene encoding A-kinase anchor protein 17A-like — MAAATIVHDTSEAVELCPPYGLYLKPITKMTISVALPQLKQPGKSISNWEVMERLKGMVHNHQFSTLRISKSTMDFIRFEGEVENKSLVKSFLACLDGKTIKLSGFSDILKVRAAEFKIDFPTRHDWDSFFRDAKDMNETLPGERPDTIHLEGLPCKWFALKESGSEKPSEEVLVKVFEKFGEIRNVDIPMLDPYREEMTGRNFHTFSFGGHLNFEAYVQYREYVGFIQAMSALRGMKLMYKGEDGKAVACNIKVSPCPAARCGPFLAPQLVWWP, encoded by the coding sequence ATGGCAGCGGCTACCATAGTGCACGACACGTCTGAGGCGGTGGAGCTCTGCCCCCCGTACGGCCTGTACTTGAAGCCCATCACGAAAATGACCATCAGCGTGGCGCTCCCGCAGCTGAAGCAGCCTGGGAAGTCCATCTCCAACTGGGAGGTGATGGAACGGCTGAAGGGCATGGTGCACAACCACCAGTTCTCCACGCTGCGCATCTCCAAGAGCACCATGGACTTCATCCGCTTTGAGGGCGAGGTGGAGAACAAGAGCCTGGTCAAGTCCTTCCTGGCCTGCCTGGATGGCAAGACCATCAAGCTCAGCGGCTTCTCCGACATCCTCAAGGTGCGCGCCGCCGAGTTCAAGATCGATTTCCCCACCCGCCACGACTGGGACTCCTTCTTCCGCGACGCCAAGGACATGAACGAGACGCTCCCGGGGGAGCGGCCGGACACCATCCACCTGGAGGGGCTGCCCTGCAAGTGGTTCGCCCTCAAGGAGTCGGGCTCCGAGAAGCCCAGCGAGGAGGTTCTGGTCAAGGTGTTCGAGAAGTTCGGGGAGATCCGCAACGTGGACATCCCCATGCTGGACCCCTACCGGGAGGAGATGACCGGCCGCAACTTCCACACGTTCAGTTTCGGGGGACACTTGAACTTCGAGGCGTACGTGCAGTACCGCGAGTACGTGGGCTTCATCCAGGCCATGAGCGCCCTGCGCGGCATGAAGCTCATGTACAAGGGTGAGGACGGCAAGGCCGTGGCCTGCAACATCAAGGTGAGCCCCTGCCCGGCCGCCCGCTGTGGCCCGTTTCTGGCCCCGCAGCTGGTTTGGTGGCCCTGA